The following is a genomic window from Polaribacter atrinae.
TAACAATAGGATATGATTTTTTTGCACTCCAATTGGTATGTTTAACAAATGCGTCTTCAATTTCTGTATTAGAAATGGCATCAATTTGGTAGGAGTGTAGCAATCCATTTAAATCTAAACCATGAGAACCAATTACAAAAGAATCTACCGGAATATCATTATGCAAAGAACCAGAAGTTCCTATTCTTACAATGTTTAAAGAGGTTAAAATCTCTTTTGGTTTTCTTGTTTTTAAATCGATGTTTACAAGTGCGTCCAATTCGTTTAATACAATATCTATATTATCTGGACCGATACCTGTAGAAATAACAGTAAATTGTTTGTTCTTGTAGGTACCTGTTGTTGTTTTAAATTCGCGTTTTTGGGTAGTAAACTCAATAGAATCAAAATGTTTTGAGATTTTATCGACTCTATCTTGATCGCCAACAAAAATTATATTTGTGGCAATATGTTCTGGTCTTAAATTTAGATGATAAATACTACCATCTGGATTTAAGATAAGTTCAGATTGTTTTATAGACATTTATGATGTAATTTGTAACAGTTTTTCTGACTGATTATTGAATAGAAAACTATATTTTTTTGCTCCACCAAGATACGAATTTTCATTGCGAAGTTCGCCATAAAAATTTAGCTGGTTTTCTAGTACTTTTTTTCCTTTTCTAGATAATTTAACAGGATTGAAAGACGTAAATAATTTTTGAAGTTGTTCTGTATGATGTTCGTATTGCAAATCTCCAAAACCATAAGTAGTTTGTGTTTTTAGTAATTGTTGTACCAATTGGTTTTTAGATGTAAATTTATGAGAGTTTGCAGTTTCTAGAATTGTATTTTCTATTTGGTTTAATCCATTTTTAATGGAAGGAAATCTTTTTAAGTGTGCTTCTAAGGCTTCTACTAAATAAGTAAAAGGAGACATTGGGTTAAATTTATAAACAGTTTCTAATCTAAGTGGACTGTCTGAGCAGTAAAGTTCCCAAATATAATCTGCATACTCAATATCATCTTGAGATAAATCTATTCTGTTTTTATAAAGTTGCTGAATTTGATTTTCAGTATGTTCAGATAATCCTTTTATTTTTTTACTTCCTTTAGTTTTACTACTTGTTACTAAAGAAATATGGTAGCCTTTTCTATAGGTTTTTAGCCAGCTAATAACAGCAATCATGTTAATTAGACAAAACAAATCGTGATCAAACCATAAGACTATTTCTTTAGATTCTTTTTTACTACAAAGATTTCTATATTCTTTTAAGGTAAAATCTACAAACTTTCTTTTACTAATATTATAGGACGTTTTTAAAAAGTCGAACCTGTTTTTCCAGAAAGTTTCACTGCCTACATCTACGGTAGTTTTTCCTTCACATAACATTTCTCTCCAAGTTATAAAACCTCCAGAAAAATGAAGTCTTTTAAGATAGTTTGTGGTGCTATCTCCATTTGTAATATGTAGTATAGAGGAGCTCATAATTTATTAATAACGTTTACAGTAATTATTTATTGTAAGAGTACTAAAATTTATCCGCCTACGCGCTTTACTTTAAAGCCTTTGTCTTTTAACATGGTCATTATTTGATCTCTAAAATCACCTTGAATAATAATTTTATCATCTTTAAAGCTCCCGCCAACAGAAAGTTTTGTTTTAATTTCTTTTGCAAGTTTTTTAAAATCTGATGTTGCGCCTGTATAACCTTCTAAAATAGTAATAGGCTTTCCTTTACGTTTTTCGTATTTGCAAATAATCGGGTCATCTTGTAACCAAATATCCGATTTTTCTTTTACAGGTTGAACAGTTTCTATATGTTCTGGAAATAAATTTTTTAATTGATCTTTGAAATCCATTTTTTATCAGTCTTGAGTCTTCTGTTATCTGTCTTCAGTTAACTTGTTACTGCCAACTGAAGACTGATAACTGCTTACTTATTTCTTTAATCCTAATTCTCTTAATCTTTCGTCTAAGAATTCACCAGCAGTGATATCTTCAAATTGTTTTGGGTTGTTTTCATCGATACAGTTTTCTAAAACATCTAATTTCATATCAGAAACTGGATGCATAAAAAACGGAATTGAATATCGTGATGTTCCCCACATTTCTTTTGGTGGATTTACAACTCTGTGAATGGTAGATTTTAGTTTGTTATTGCTATGACGAGATAACATATCTCCAACATTTATCATTAATTCATCTGGTTCTGCCATGGCATCAATCCAATCTCCTTTGTGGTTTTGCACTTGCAATCCTTTACCTTGTGCACCCATTAATAAGGTAATTAAATTAATGTCTCCGTGTGCAGCTGCTCTTTCTGCTCCTTTAGGTTCTGTTTGTATTGGTGGGTAATGTATTGGGCGTAGAATACTATTTCCACCTTTGATATAATTATCGAAGTAGGTTTCTTCTAAACCTAAATGCAAGGCTAAAGAACGCAAAACGTATTTAGCTGTTTTTTCTAACATTTGGTAAGTTTCTTTACCAACAGCATTAAATTTAGCCAATTCATTAACGGTTACATTTTCTGGGTATTCTTTGGCGTATTTAGAAGCTGCATCTACATACTGACCAAAATGCCAAAATTCTTTTAAATCGCCTTCCTTTTTTCCTTTTGCAGATTCTTTTCCAAAAGAAACATAACCACGTTGTCCTCCAATACCTGGAATTTCATATTTTTCTTTGATTTCTATAGGTAAATCAAAAAAGTTTTTAATTTCTGTATATAAGCTTTCTACAAGTTTATCATCTAAAAAATGACCTTTTAAAGCTACAAAACCTATGTTTTCGTAAGCATGACCAATTTCATCAATAAATTGTTGTTTTTTGTTTTCATCCGAAGATAAAAAGTCTGCTAAATTTACACTAGGAATTTTATTCATGATGTTTTGTTTAAAAAATAAGGTTGATAAAGTTACTAAAAAATACTAAACTGTAATAAAATTACTTTTTCTTAAAAGGAATTAAGTAGGTAAGTGTGTAGTTAAATCCAAAACCTGTACCACTGTCAAATATTCTATTAAAGCCTGGTGCGTATAGTGTTTCAAAATTATCTGGCTCTTTTACGCTCATTGAAATCTTATAAGAACCACTAAAAGAAACGAAGAAGTTTTTAAAGGTTTCAACTTTTAAACCGATTACAAATTCAGTCCAATGTACATTTAAATCTGTAGCAGAAACAGTTGAGGTTATTTGGTCTGCAGGGAAATACAATGTATTAACGTTGGGTGTGTAACTATTTAAGGTTTGATCAAAAAGGCTAAGACCATAACGAGCTCCTATAAAGATCTCATTGTTCATGTCTAACCAATTTTTATACACATTATAGTTGACTCCAAGTCTTAAATACGTTCCTTTTGATGTTGAATTAGTATAGTCTTCAGTGGTTGTTTCTTCTTCAAAACCAACTTCTGCTGCAAGGTATAAGTTTTTCTTAATTCTATAATCTCCTACAATTTCATAGCCTGTATAAGAACTATTAAATTGTGCCAATATGGGTTTGCTAATGTCCATCCCCAATCTTAAACCATATTTAGATTTATAGACAATAGAATCTTTTTTAGCATCTACAAGTGTGTCTTTTTTTTGTTCTTGAGATTGTCCATTAACAAAAACAAAAAGGAAACAGATGCTAATGATATATTTGTACATGCGCTGTGTTTTGATTGTCTAATGTTGTTAATGTTGATGGTGTAAACTCTTTAATCCAAGTTTTATCAGAATAAAAAGTAACATCATTAAAAATTACTTTATAACCGCAAGAACGAGAAACATAATCTTCTTTTGGAGTGTAGGTGATGGTAAAAGTATCTACATCTGTTCCGTTAGAAAATTTATAAACGGTTTCTGTTGTTAAACTATTTAAAGGAATGTAGATAGAGTCTGAACTTACACCATTAAAATCTGCAATGGTATCTTTTCCTTCTGCCCAAACATATAACTTACTTACGCTTTTTACAGTTTCTTTGTTGGTATCATCATAAAAACGCAATACCAAATTTGGCGTAACAGGGTTTTGCAAACAGAAATCATCTTTTGTACAAGAGGCGTTTACAAGTAATCCAATTACTAAAACAACTATTATTTTATAGGTACTATTCTTCAACTTCTACAATTTTATTAATGGCTTTTGCCAGTTTAAAATCTAGTTTCGTAACACCGTCAACATCATGTGTGGTTAACTTAATGTCTAAAGTATTGTAATTATTTGTCCATTCTGGATGATGATTTAAAGCCTCACATTCAAATGCAATTCTATTCATTGCAGACATACAATCTTTAAAGTTATCGAACTCAAAATCGGTGTGCAGTGCATCATCATAATAATCCCAATCTTGTAGTTTTTCTAATTTTCTATTTATTTCAAAGTCTGTTAGTTTTTTCATATTGGAGTTTTAGGTGCTAAAATACTTTCATTTTCAGAGATAAAGCCTAAATTTTTAGAAATTATGATTCGATTTAACATTTGTATGACAAATCATACTTTTATTTAATAAGTTTTTAAATAAATCTACTGACAATTAAACTTTTATCATAATAATGGGTCTAAACTTTTAGGCACCCTAATTTAACGATAAAGGAGCCTAATATATTTTATACATTATCTTATCTCTTTCAACAACCAAAAATAAACTAAAATGAGAATTTTAATACCAGTTTTATTGCTGATTTTTTCAACAACTACCTTTTTTAGTCAGCAACAATCCCCAAATATATTATTAATTATTGCAGATGATATGGGAATAGACTCTACTCCAGGGTTTGGTATTAATGAAGATTTACCTAGTACACCAACGCTAGATTCTTTTAGAGAACAAGGACTTTCTTTTACCAATTGTTGGGCAGCACCACAATGTACGCCAACACGTGCTGCAATAATGAGTGGTAAATTTGTTGTTAAGACTGGGGTTATGAGACCTCCTTTAATTTTAGAAAGGAGCCATACTTCTTTGTTTACAAAGATAAAAGAACAAAGTACAACAGATTATGCCATGGCTTTAATTGGTAAATGGCATATTGGTGGTAATGATGTAAGTAATTACAGTCACCCAAAAGATTCTGGTGTACCTTATTACGAAGGGCTTTTTACGAGTCAGGTAGCTGATTACTATAATTGGACAAAAGTAAATTCTGAAGGGAATGAAGAGCAAGTAACAGAATATGTAACAACGCATTTAACTAATAGCGCAATATCTTGGATTGATAATCAAACAAAACCGTGGTTTTTATGGTTAGCACATGTTGCACCACATTTGCCTTTTCAAGTACCACCAGAAGGAACTTATACAACTACACCTACAGATAATAGATCTACTTATTTATCTATGATTGAGTCTATGGATTATGAAATAGATAGGCTTATAAAAAGTATGGATGCAGAAACTTTAGAAAATACGGTAATTATTTTTATTGGTGATAATGGTACGCCTGGTCAAGCAAATAGTTATTGGCCAACAGGACATGCAAAGGCTTCTATATATGAAGGAGGAATTCGTGTACCTATGATTATTACTGGTAAATCTGTAGAAAGAGTAAGTGAAGTAGAAACAAGTTTGGTGCAAGCTACCGATTTGCATGCTACCATTTTAGAGTTAGCTGGAGTGCAATTGTTAGGTGGTACAGAAAATAGTTTAAGTTTAAAACCTACGTTAAAATTTGAAAAACAAGTTTCAAAAAAAATAAATTATACAGATTATGAAAATGGAGGTATTCAATATTGGGCAACAAGAAATGATACCTATAAATTAATTGAAGATGATAACGGTAACGAAGAGTTTTATAATATTGTTACAGATATTAAAGAAGAAACCAATTTAATAGGCAGTTTAACTACAGCGCAAGAAACTATTAAAACGATGTTGCAGCAAGAAGCTCAAATTATTAGAAGTGATTGGTCTTGTAGCGACGGAATTAAAAATGGAACAGAAACTACCATAGATGATTGTGATAGTTCTTGCGGAACTACAGATGTTTTAAGTTATGACAATATAGATTGTTGTGGCACACCATCTAACCCAAGTGTTTATTACGAATTTGTAGAGCAAAATGAACGAGTTGTATACTCTAATAATTACCCAAATCATAATTTTTGTTTTGTTGCAGACAGAACGCCAGAACCTTATTATAGGGTTTACAGATTCGATTTAGAACCTAAATTATCAGGACAAGTTACCAATATTTCTAGAACAAATGTTAGACCTGTAAACTTTTTTGGTATTGCTTTAAATGGTGTTTATATGATGCCTGCACCTGCGACACCGTTTATTTTTGAAGATGTAAATACAGGAGAATACAATTGGGATTGGGTTTTTGAGCCTACAACAAATATTGGCGATGGAAGAGATTTTGTTGGTTTAGATTGTGCTTCTGCTCATGTAAATCCAAACTCGGGGTATCACTATCATGGAAATATGTTTGAATATGTAGAGGAATTAGAAGAAGGAATTTCTACACAAGAATCAGCTACAACAGACGTTTTACAAGTAGGTTGGGCATCAGATGGTTTTCCTATTTTATATCGTTTTGGCCCAGATAAAGATGGTAACATTAAGGAAATGTTTCCGAGTTTTCAATTAAAAAGCGGTTTAAGACCTGGAGATGGATTGAGTGCTCCTTGTGGTCCGTATTCCGGGAAATATACAAATGATTTTGGTTACGTAGCAGGAAAAGGAGATTTAGACGAATGTAACGGAATTGAAGCTTCAGTTACATTAACAACTGCACAAGGTGAAGAAACTTTTGAATATTACTATGTGGTAACGCAAGATTTTCCTCAGATTTCTAGATGTATGAAAGGGAATTTTAACGATAGTTTTATTAGTAATGCTGCTGCTTTAAATGATGTTGATGCAGATAGCGATGGTTTTGTAAAAGCGTATGATTGTGATGATACCAACCCAAATGTTAATCCATTTGCTAAAGATGATCCTACAACAAGTTTCGATGAAAGCTGTGGCGCTACTTTAGGTACAAAAGAGCTCGCTTTAAAAGATCTAGGGTATTACATCAACTCAAACCCTAATAATGGTGATTTTTCTATAGTGTCTACAAATTTAGAAGCTTACCAAGCTAAGTTGTTTTCTATAAACGGACAGTTAATTAAGGTAAAAGTGGGCAAGGGTGTTGTAGAAATAAACAATATAACAGGTGCAGGAGTTTATGTATTGAGTATTCTAAAACAAGGAAAACTATTAGGAACAACTAAAATTATTGTAAAATGAGAATTTTAATAATAATCTGTTTTGCTTTCTTAAACATTAATATGACAAATGATGTACACGAATCTATTTCGGCAACATTTAATGTGATAAAAAGAGGACATGTTTTAATGCTAGAAATTGAGTTTGATGAAGAAAACTTTATTAAGTTTGGT
Proteins encoded in this region:
- a CDS encoding nucleoside phosphorylase, with protein sequence MSIKQSELILNPDGSIYHLNLRPEHIATNIIFVGDQDRVDKISKHFDSIEFTTQKREFKTTTGTYKNKQFTVISTGIGPDNIDIVLNELDALVNIDLKTRKPKEILTSLNIVRIGTSGSLHNDIPVDSFVIGSHGLDLNGLLHSYQIDAISNTEIEDAFVKHTNWSAKKSYPIVIENSKELENRLKSDKTHQGITATAGGFYGPQGRILRLALQDNELNHKIDSFSFNQHRITNLEMETSAIYGLSKLLGHKACSINAIIANRANGSFSENPGKVVADLIEYTLEKLIE
- a CDS encoding DUF1835 domain-containing protein, coding for MSSSILHITNGDSTTNYLKRLHFSGGFITWREMLCEGKTTVDVGSETFWKNRFDFLKTSYNISKRKFVDFTLKEYRNLCSKKESKEIVLWFDHDLFCLINMIAVISWLKTYRKGYHISLVTSSKTKGSKKIKGLSEHTENQIQQLYKNRIDLSQDDIEYADYIWELYCSDSPLRLETVYKFNPMSPFTYLVEALEAHLKRFPSIKNGLNQIENTILETANSHKFTSKNQLVQQLLKTQTTYGFGDLQYEHHTEQLQKLFTSFNPVKLSRKGKKVLENQLNFYGELRNENSYLGGAKKYSFLFNNQSEKLLQITS
- a CDS encoding translation initiation factor, which translates into the protein MDFKDQLKNLFPEHIETVQPVKEKSDIWLQDDPIICKYEKRKGKPITILEGYTGATSDFKKLAKEIKTKLSVGGSFKDDKIIIQGDFRDQIMTMLKDKGFKVKRVGG
- a CDS encoding isopenicillin N synthase family dioxygenase, with amino-acid sequence MNKIPSVNLADFLSSDENKKQQFIDEIGHAYENIGFVALKGHFLDDKLVESLYTEIKNFFDLPIEIKEKYEIPGIGGQRGYVSFGKESAKGKKEGDLKEFWHFGQYVDAASKYAKEYPENVTVNELAKFNAVGKETYQMLEKTAKYVLRSLALHLGLEETYFDNYIKGGNSILRPIHYPPIQTEPKGAERAAAHGDINLITLLMGAQGKGLQVQNHKGDWIDAMAEPDELMINVGDMLSRHSNNKLKSTIHRVVNPPKEMWGTSRYSIPFFMHPVSDMKLDVLENCIDENNPKQFEDITAGEFLDERLRELGLKK
- a CDS encoding DUF6048 family protein yields the protein MYKYIISICFLFVFVNGQSQEQKKDTLVDAKKDSIVYKSKYGLRLGMDISKPILAQFNSSYTGYEIVGDYRIKKNLYLAAEVGFEEETTTEDYTNSTSKGTYLRLGVNYNVYKNWLDMNNEIFIGARYGLSLFDQTLNSYTPNVNTLYFPADQITSTVSATDLNVHWTEFVIGLKVETFKNFFVSFSGSYKISMSVKEPDNFETLYAPGFNRIFDSGTGFGFNYTLTYLIPFKKK
- a CDS encoding DUF6452 family protein, with the protein product MKNSTYKIIVVLVIGLLVNASCTKDDFCLQNPVTPNLVLRFYDDTNKETVKSVSKLYVWAEGKDTIADFNGVSSDSIYIPLNSLTTETVYKFSNGTDVDTFTITYTPKEDYVSRSCGYKVIFNDVTFYSDKTWIKEFTPSTLTTLDNQNTAHVQIYH
- a CDS encoding 4a-hydroxytetrahydrobiopterin dehydratase, which translates into the protein MKKLTDFEINRKLEKLQDWDYYDDALHTDFEFDNFKDCMSAMNRIAFECEALNHHPEWTNNYNTLDIKLTTHDVDGVTKLDFKLAKAINKIVEVEE
- a CDS encoding sulfatase-like hydrolase/transferase, translated to MRILIPVLLLIFSTTTFFSQQQSPNILLIIADDMGIDSTPGFGINEDLPSTPTLDSFREQGLSFTNCWAAPQCTPTRAAIMSGKFVVKTGVMRPPLILERSHTSLFTKIKEQSTTDYAMALIGKWHIGGNDVSNYSHPKDSGVPYYEGLFTSQVADYYNWTKVNSEGNEEQVTEYVTTHLTNSAISWIDNQTKPWFLWLAHVAPHLPFQVPPEGTYTTTPTDNRSTYLSMIESMDYEIDRLIKSMDAETLENTVIIFIGDNGTPGQANSYWPTGHAKASIYEGGIRVPMIITGKSVERVSEVETSLVQATDLHATILELAGVQLLGGTENSLSLKPTLKFEKQVSKKINYTDYENGGIQYWATRNDTYKLIEDDNGNEEFYNIVTDIKEETNLIGSLTTAQETIKTMLQQEAQIIRSDWSCSDGIKNGTETTIDDCDSSCGTTDVLSYDNIDCCGTPSNPSVYYEFVEQNERVVYSNNYPNHNFCFVADRTPEPYYRVYRFDLEPKLSGQVTNISRTNVRPVNFFGIALNGVYMMPAPATPFIFEDVNTGEYNWDWVFEPTTNIGDGRDFVGLDCASAHVNPNSGYHYHGNMFEYVEELEEGISTQESATTDVLQVGWASDGFPILYRFGPDKDGNIKEMFPSFQLKSGLRPGDGLSAPCGPYSGKYTNDFGYVAGKGDLDECNGIEASVTLTTAQGEETFEYYYVVTQDFPQISRCMKGNFNDSFISNAAALNDVDADSDGFVKAYDCDDTNPNVNPFAKDDPTTSFDESCGATLGTKELALKDLGYYINSNPNNGDFSIVSTNLEAYQAKLFSINGQLIKVKVGKGVVEINNITGAGVYVLSILKQGKLLGTTKIIVK